One Bacillus sp. FJAT-52991 genomic region harbors:
- a CDS encoding acyl-CoA dehydrogenase family protein yields MNHRYLTEEHQILRESFRKFLKKEAEPHFDEWEKNRLIPREFWTKLGEQGFLCPAVDEKYGGMNADFGYSVVITEELERIGTSLVGVGLHNDIVVPYIESYGNDEQKARWLPKCVTGEYITAIAMTEPGAGSDLANIKTTAVRDGDHYIINGEKTFITNGIHSDLIILACKTDTSVQPGYKGISLIAVERDTPGFKRGKKLEKVGQWGQDTAELIFEDAKVPVSNLLGEEGKGFYYMMNKLQQERLIVTIEAIVSAEEMLALTIDYVKSRKAFGKSISQFQNTQFKIAEMATEIQIGRTFIDDLIVNHMEGKEVVNQVSMAKWWTTDMAKRVATECMQLHGGYGYMEEYPIARRYRDIPVLAIYAGTNEIMKQIIAKNLEL; encoded by the coding sequence ATGAATCATCGATATCTTACGGAAGAACATCAAATTTTACGAGAATCTTTTCGGAAGTTTTTAAAGAAGGAAGCGGAGCCTCATTTTGACGAGTGGGAGAAAAATCGCCTCATTCCTCGCGAATTTTGGACAAAGCTAGGGGAGCAAGGTTTTTTATGCCCAGCTGTTGATGAAAAATATGGGGGAATGAATGCTGATTTTGGCTATTCTGTCGTGATCACGGAAGAGCTAGAGCGGATAGGTACGAGCTTAGTAGGCGTTGGGTTACATAATGATATCGTCGTACCTTATATTGAGTCTTACGGAAATGACGAGCAAAAGGCCCGTTGGCTACCGAAGTGTGTAACAGGGGAATATATTACGGCTATTGCCATGACCGAGCCTGGGGCTGGTTCTGATTTAGCTAATATTAAAACGACGGCTGTACGTGATGGCGATCATTATATTATTAATGGGGAAAAAACCTTTATCACCAATGGAATACATTCTGATTTAATCATTTTGGCTTGTAAAACGGATACGTCGGTACAGCCAGGGTATAAGGGGATTAGTTTAATCGCTGTTGAGCGCGACACACCAGGTTTTAAAAGAGGAAAAAAATTAGAGAAGGTCGGACAGTGGGGACAAGACACAGCCGAATTAATTTTTGAGGATGCTAAAGTACCTGTTAGCAATTTGCTTGGTGAAGAGGGAAAAGGATTTTATTACATGATGAATAAACTTCAGCAAGAGCGCCTCATCGTCACAATTGAAGCTATTGTAAGTGCCGAAGAGATGCTAGCGCTTACGATTGATTATGTGAAGAGCAGAAAGGCATTTGGTAAGTCGATTAGCCAATTTCAAAATACTCAATTTAAAATTGCGGAAATGGCAACAGAAATTCAAATCGGGCGTACATTCATTGACGATTTAATCGTCAACCATATGGAAGGAAAAGAAGTGGTTAATCAGGTTTCGATGGCGAAATGGTGGACGACGGATATGGCGAAGCGGGTGGCAACTGAGTGTATGCAGCTACATGGAGGATATGGCTACATGGAGGAATATCCAATTGCTCGCAGATACCGTGATATACCAGTTCTGGCGATTTACGCGGGAACGAATGAAATTATGAAGCAAATTATTGCCAAAAATTTAGAACTATAA
- a CDS encoding thiolase family protein, whose amino-acid sequence MREVVIVEGVRSAVGRRKGAFSNTRPDDLAAEVLKGLVSRAGISADMVEDVIFGCVSQVGEQSVNIARLASLMADFPISVPGTTIDRQCGSSQQAVHFAAQAIASGDMDIVIAGGVESMTRVPMFSNRLDAEWSEQLTSKHEIIHQGLSAERIADQWGFSREMLDEFSYNSHQKALQAQAEGRFNKEILPIEATLEDGSKVLVSEDEGPRKETTIERLQSLKPVFKEGGKVHAGNASQMSDGAAALLIMSREKADELQLTPRFRIVARTVIGSDPTLMLTGPIDATEKALKKAGLTIDDIDLYEVNEAFASVPLAWLADTGANPEKLNVNGGAIALGHPLGATGAKLMITLMNELERTNGRYGLQAVCEGHGMANATIIERID is encoded by the coding sequence ATGAGAGAAGTAGTGATTGTTGAAGGTGTTCGTTCGGCAGTAGGCAGACGTAAAGGAGCGTTTAGCAACACTCGTCCAGACGATCTAGCTGCAGAAGTGTTAAAAGGATTAGTCTCTCGAGCAGGAATCTCAGCGGATATGGTAGAGGATGTCATCTTCGGTTGTGTGTCCCAAGTGGGTGAACAATCCGTTAATATCGCAAGGCTAGCTTCGCTAATGGCTGATTTTCCAATCAGTGTTCCAGGAACAACGATTGATCGTCAATGTGGATCAAGTCAGCAAGCGGTTCATTTTGCCGCTCAAGCAATAGCATCAGGGGATATGGATATTGTGATTGCTGGCGGAGTAGAGAGTATGACGCGCGTACCGATGTTTTCTAATCGGCTAGATGCTGAATGGAGCGAACAGCTCACTTCTAAACATGAAATTATTCATCAAGGCTTGTCAGCCGAAAGAATAGCTGATCAATGGGGATTCAGCCGTGAGATGTTAGATGAGTTTTCTTATAATAGTCATCAAAAAGCGCTGCAAGCTCAAGCTGAAGGAAGATTTAACAAAGAGATTTTGCCGATTGAGGCAACGCTTGAGGATGGATCTAAAGTGCTCGTTAGTGAAGATGAAGGGCCTAGAAAAGAGACAACAATTGAAAGATTACAAAGTTTAAAGCCCGTCTTTAAAGAAGGTGGAAAGGTTCACGCAGGAAATGCAAGTCAAATGAGTGATGGAGCAGCCGCCTTGTTGATCATGTCTCGAGAAAAAGCGGATGAGTTACAGTTAACACCTCGTTTTCGAATTGTTGCCCGTACTGTTATCGGTTCTGATCCAACATTGATGTTGACGGGACCGATTGATGCAACGGAGAAAGCTTTAAAGAAAGCTGGATTAACGATTGACGATATCGATTTATATGAAGTGAATGAGGCTTTCGCTTCTGTACCACTTGCTTGGCTAGCTGATACCGGGGCTAATCCAGAAAAATTGAATGTTAACGGTGGAGCGATTGCGTTAGGACATCCCCTTGGTGCAACAGGGGCAAAATTGATGATTACGTTGATGAATGAATTAGAACGAACAAATGGTCGTTACGGCTTGCAAGCTGTGTGTGAAGGGCATGGCATGGCTAATGCAACGATTATTGAGCGGATCGATTAA
- a CDS encoding 3-hydroxyacyl-CoA dehydrogenase, with protein MELNQSVAVVTGGASGLGEATVKHVVEHGGKAVILDMNEANGAALVEQLGHEHVIFVKADVTNEEEITHALDQAIEAFGKVNLVVNCAGIGTPKKVLSKGKATSLSEYNKVIQVNLVGTFNVIRLAAERMVSNEVNEKGERGVIISTASVAAFEGQIGQAAYSASKGGVVAMTLPIARELAKDGIRVMAIAPGLFETPMFNTLPEAARVALGAMTPFPSRLGRPQEYAQLVQAIVENSMLNGEVIRLDGAIRMQPK; from the coding sequence GTGGAGTTGAATCAAAGTGTGGCTGTTGTAACGGGTGGAGCTTCAGGATTAGGAGAAGCGACGGTCAAACATGTCGTTGAACATGGTGGGAAGGCTGTTATTTTAGATATGAATGAAGCGAATGGGGCTGCTCTTGTGGAACAGCTTGGACATGAGCATGTGATATTTGTAAAAGCGGATGTAACGAATGAGGAAGAGATCACACACGCGCTAGACCAAGCGATTGAAGCGTTTGGAAAAGTTAATCTAGTTGTTAATTGTGCCGGGATTGGTACCCCAAAGAAAGTGCTATCAAAAGGGAAGGCTACTAGTTTAAGTGAGTACAATAAAGTTATTCAGGTGAATCTAGTGGGTACGTTTAATGTGATTCGTTTAGCGGCAGAGCGGATGGTCTCTAATGAGGTGAATGAGAAGGGAGAACGGGGAGTCATTATTTCTACAGCATCAGTAGCAGCGTTTGAAGGTCAAATTGGTCAAGCGGCTTATAGTGCCTCTAAAGGTGGTGTCGTGGCTATGACATTACCAATTGCTAGAGAATTAGCGAAAGACGGCATCCGAGTAATGGCGATCGCACCAGGGTTATTCGAGACACCAATGTTTAACACATTACCAGAAGCGGCGCGAGTAGCACTTGGAGCGATGACTCCTTTCCCATCCAGGCTTGGTCGACCACAAGAATATGCTCAATTAGTGCAAGCGATCGTGGAAAATTCGATGTTAAATGGAGAGGTGATTCGGCTAGACGGAGCGATTCGAATGCAACCGAAATAA
- a CDS encoding AbrB/MazE/SpoVT family DNA-binding domain-containing protein — MKSTGIVRKVDQLGRIVVPKELRKNLSIDIKDAMEIFVDEDKIILRKYKAEQACIITGEVTSENISLFNGKIHLSPNGVELLKKELEQISDKS, encoded by the coding sequence GTGAAGTCAACCGGAATTGTTCGAAAAGTAGATCAACTTGGGAGAATTGTTGTTCCGAAAGAATTACGAAAAAATTTATCGATTGATATAAAAGATGCCATGGAAATTTTTGTAGATGAGGATAAAATCATTTTAAGAAAATACAAGGCTGAACAGGCTTGTATTATTACAGGTGAAGTGACATCTGAAAATATTAGTCTATTTAATGGGAAAATCCACTTAAGTCCAAATGGGGTAGAACTATTAAAGAAAGAATTAGAACAAATTAGTGACAAGTCATAG
- a CDS encoding amidase: protein MKMLRKFVFVLIAVLILESAGFVMIKQNVAASEQPTPKATWLWDTAEIVSNKDQLLNFMKQNQVTDVYLQINKDIPASAYKAFIQQASVNDIKVHALDGAPSWVSSTGLASQKKFFDWVQDYQLHALPEEQFSGIHLDVEPYLYAGWKKKYQQTVQSYQSLLLEANQRAQQLGLPLAADIPFWFDSRFYDNQFGKGKLSDWVIAHTDSVTIMAYRDQALGSNGIVKLVEDEINYAASINKKVSIGVETLASQEGEFISFYEEGQAAMWEQLQIVQSSYESLPSFDGFSIHSLQGWMNLQP from the coding sequence GTGAAGATGTTAAGAAAGTTTGTGTTCGTATTGATCGCTGTATTAATTTTAGAAAGTGCAGGTTTTGTGATGATCAAGCAAAATGTGGCTGCAAGCGAACAACCCACACCAAAAGCGACATGGCTATGGGATACAGCAGAGATTGTGTCTAATAAAGATCAGTTGCTGAATTTTATGAAACAAAATCAAGTGACAGATGTATATTTGCAAATAAATAAGGATATTCCTGCAAGTGCTTATAAAGCGTTTATTCAACAAGCAAGCGTCAATGATATAAAGGTACATGCACTTGATGGTGCACCATCGTGGGTGTCTAGTACAGGCCTTGCTTCTCAAAAAAAATTTTTTGATTGGGTACAAGATTACCAACTTCATGCCTTACCTGAGGAACAGTTTTCAGGCATTCATTTAGATGTGGAACCTTACTTATACGCAGGCTGGAAAAAAAAATATCAACAAACTGTCCAATCTTATCAATCATTGTTGCTTGAAGCGAATCAACGGGCTCAACAATTGGGGTTACCTTTAGCGGCGGATATTCCATTTTGGTTTGATAGTAGATTTTATGATAATCAATTTGGAAAAGGTAAACTGTCTGATTGGGTTATTGCTCATACAGATTCGGTGACAATCATGGCCTATCGTGATCAAGCACTAGGTTCAAATGGGATAGTGAAATTAGTTGAAGATGAGATCAATTACGCAGCATCGATAAACAAAAAAGTATCCATTGGTGTAGAAACACTAGCTTCTCAGGAGGGAGAATTTATCTCTTTCTATGAAGAAGGACAAGCAGCCATGTGGGAGCAATTGCAAATCGTCCAGTCTTCATACGAAAGCCTTCCTAGCTTTGATGGATTTTCTATTCATTCCTTACAAGGCTGGATGAATTTACAACCATAA
- a CDS encoding YjcZ family sporulation protein — protein MGYGYGGGFALIVVLFILLIIIGASFVY, from the coding sequence ATGGGTTACGGCTATGGCGGTGGATTTGCTTTGATCGTCGTCTTGTTCATTCTGTTAATTATTATTGGTGCTTCTTTCGTATACTAG
- a CDS encoding GntR family transcriptional regulator, translating to MILDVDGMKPIYVQIAECIEAEILNGKFKADQKVYSQYQLAEMFNINPATAAKGLNLLTDENILYKKRGLGMFVSATAKATIINKRKNHTLKRLVSDIVKEAKQLHVSEEELIAMIKAVKHEGGVE from the coding sequence TTGATATTAGATGTAGATGGAATGAAACCAATTTATGTACAGATTGCTGAGTGTATCGAAGCAGAAATTTTAAATGGAAAGTTTAAAGCAGATCAAAAAGTATATTCCCAATATCAATTAGCGGAAATGTTTAATATTAATCCAGCAACAGCAGCTAAGGGGCTTAATTTATTGACGGATGAAAATATTTTATACAAAAAGCGCGGGCTTGGAATGTTTGTTTCAGCAACAGCAAAAGCAACGATTATCAATAAAAGAAAAAATCACACATTAAAGAGGTTAGTGTCGGACATTGTGAAGGAAGCAAAACAGCTCCATGTCAGTGAAGAAGAATTAATAGCCATGATTAAGGCAGTGAAGCATGAGGGGGGAGTAGAATGA
- a CDS encoding ABC transporter ATP-binding protein has product MNIVQCTNVTKAFGQSKALNNLSFEIEENKITGLIGRNGAGKTTLLKIISGFIKQTSGEIQVFSEQPFNSLFVSANSIFIDDHMSLPPTLNLEEILTVAANFYEHWDQELANRLVDYFVFDRKQHHDNLSKGKKHTFNMILGLSSRCALTIFDEPATGMDAAVRKDFYRALLKDYLIYPRTIIISTHYLDEIEDLLEDVLLIHAGEKYFHIPMIDLKEWAIGVRGKTADVMEWIKDKEVIHQQSISIDSQYAVLRNKDIPSNLPAGMTVSAVRPSDVCVYLTNNTKGGIDDVFN; this is encoded by the coding sequence ATGAATATAGTCCAATGTACGAATGTAACGAAAGCTTTTGGTCAATCAAAAGCTTTGAATAATTTGTCTTTTGAGATTGAAGAAAACAAGATTACTGGCTTAATTGGCCGAAACGGGGCAGGAAAAACGACCTTGTTAAAAATTATTTCTGGATTTATAAAGCAAACATCTGGAGAGATTCAAGTTTTTTCTGAACAGCCGTTTAACAGTCTTTTTGTATCAGCTAACTCTATTTTTATTGATGATCATATGAGCTTACCGCCAACATTAAATCTTGAAGAGATATTAACAGTAGCAGCCAATTTTTATGAACATTGGGATCAAGAATTAGCGAACCGATTAGTGGATTATTTTGTTTTTGACCGAAAACAACATCATGACAATCTTTCAAAGGGAAAGAAGCATACGTTTAATATGATACTTGGGTTATCGTCTCGCTGTGCATTAACGATTTTTGACGAGCCGGCAACAGGAATGGATGCTGCTGTGCGAAAAGACTTTTACCGAGCCTTATTGAAAGATTATTTAATCTATCCTCGTACCATTATTATATCAACTCATTACTTAGATGAGATTGAAGATTTATTGGAAGACGTTCTGCTAATTCATGCTGGCGAAAAATATTTTCATATACCGATGATTGACTTAAAAGAATGGGCTATTGGTGTCAGAGGCAAGACTGCAGATGTGATGGAATGGATAAAAGATAAAGAAGTGATTCATCAGCAAAGTATAAGTATTGATAGTCAGTATGCGGTGTTAAGAAATAAGGATATCCCTTCAAATTTGCCAGCGGGAATGACGGTTTCAGCAGTTCGTCCATCGGATGTATGTGTGTATTTGACAAATAACACAAAGGGAGGGATTGATGATGTCTTTAACTAA
- a CDS encoding YtzC family protein encodes MATRQAMEQFLTQCKETLHSAEEQYKEASTQEHDNDTKFTQSQFMLEQTLNDLDKLSHSANAQQKEQLRRMKLQIQQMQNNMILLEH; translated from the coding sequence ATGGCAACAAGGCAAGCGATGGAACAATTCCTGACACAATGTAAGGAAACCCTTCACTCGGCAGAAGAGCAATATAAAGAAGCTTCCACTCAAGAACATGACAATGACACTAAATTCACCCAATCACAGTTCATGCTCGAACAAACCCTTAATGATCTTGATAAACTAAGCCATAGTGCCAATGCTCAACAAAAAGAACAACTCAGAAGAATGAAATTACAAATTCAACAAATGCAAAATAATATGATTTTACTTGAGCATTAA
- a CDS encoding small, acid-soluble spore protein L produces the protein MGKSKNRGNPVSGVNPQGYSGGGKGDTSPKSRLESIAKHSNTKR, from the coding sequence ATGGGTAAAAGCAAAAATCGAGGCAATCCAGTAAGCGGTGTCAATCCTCAAGGATATTCTGGTGGAGGCAAAGGAGATACAAGTCCAAAGTCTCGCTTAGAAAGCATAGCGAAACATAGCAATACGAAAAGGTAA